One genomic window of Cygnus olor isolate bCygOlo1 chromosome 3, bCygOlo1.pri.v2, whole genome shotgun sequence includes the following:
- the AARS2 gene encoding alanine--tRNA ligase, mitochondrial — translation MPPARPVLRCLPPMAPGPFLFPPSRKMAAGGRLPLSLPGGRARAAFLRFFQERHGHRRLPSAPVRPRGDPSLLFVNAGMNQFKPIFLGTAHPRSELSRYRRVVNSQKCVRAGGKHNDLEDVGRDTCHHTFFEMLGNWSFGDYFKEEACSMAWELLTEVYEIPKDRLYVTYFGGDSSLGLSADEECRDVWLQLGVPASRVLPFPLKDNFWEMGDTGPCGPCTEIHYDHVGGGRNAAALVNQGSPDVVEIWNLVFMQYNREVEGNLLPLPQHHVDTGMGLERLVTVLQNKRSNYDTDLFTPILDAIHKGCGAPRYQGLVGDADVGRVNMAYRVVADHVRTLCVCITDGIYPGLSGAELVLRRILRRAVRFCSEVLHAPPGLLASLVPTVVEVLGDAYPELRKNADQVVDIISENEAAFLSSLERGRHVIERTVQQMQPSTNFPADVAWSLYGNLGFPLDLIDLMLEEKGIRLDSDAFNELVLEDAKRKAQGAQAAQLEGADVHLDVHSLAQLRGDNVPATDDSPKYSYKLGQHGQYEFSPCQATVLMLYRDQSLQKEVGAGQRCGVILDRTNFYAEQGGQASDQGYLIRLGQQDILFPVESVHLYGGYVVHEVTAVETLRAGDQVQLFVDEAQRLACMTNHTATHLLNFALRHVLGDNMEQRGSHVTAERLRFDFAIKSPVTVEQLQQVEQVVQDVIKRNEAVHMAEVPLALARRVQGLRAMDEEYPDPVRIVSLGVPVETVLTCDSEAARQTSVELCCGTHLLQTGAMEDLAIVSERQLVKGISRVIAVTGRQAKQAREVGQCLATEVDSVSVRMKQRSTSVAEMQNLSKEVGQLTKVVASTAMPQWQRKELQTILKALQRTANTAIKKLEIQQAEEKAQSLLTKHCNQPVIVDTVPADSLSILMKVVNQLCDKSPGTSVLLLSPQASGEVLCACQVSKDCLPVFSAADWAVAVCTQMEGKAGGSPIVAKGSGNAKGMQGALTTALKFAQSKL, via the exons atgccgcccgcccgcccggtGCTGCGCTGCCTCCCCCCCATGGCGCCGGGCCCCTTCCTGTTTCCGCCCTCGCGTaagatggcggcgggcgggcgccTGCCCCTGTCCCTACCCGGCGGCCGGGCCCGCGCCGCCTTCCTGCGCTTCTTCCAGGAGCGGCACGGCCACCGCCGCCTGCCCTCCGCCCCCGTGCGGCCCCGCGGCGACCCCAGCCTCCTCTTCGTCAACGCGGGCATGAACCAG TTTAAGCCCATTTTCCTGGGCACGGCGCACCCCCGGAGCGAGCTGTCGCGGTACCGGCGGGTGGTGAACAGCCAGAAGTGTGTGCGTGCCGGGGGGAAGCACAACGACCTGGAGGACGTGGGCCGGGACACCTGCCATCACACCTTCTTCGAGATGCTGGGCAACTGGTCCTTCGGGGACTACTTCAAG GAGGAAGCATGCAGCATGGCCTGGGAGCTCTTGACAGAGGTCTACGAGATCCCCAAAGATCGTCTCTACGTCACGTACTTTGGCGGAGACTCCTCACTGGGGCTGAGCGCTGATGAGGAGTGCAGGGACGTATGGCTCCAGCTGGG AGTGCCTGCCAGTCGTGTGCTGCCTTTTCCATTGAAGGACAATTTCTGGGAGATGGGTGACACAGGTCCCTGCGGTCCCTGCACGGAGATCCACTATGACCACGTGGGTGGtggcagaaatgctgcagcacTGGTGAACCAGGGCAGCCCTGACGTGGTGGAGATCTGGAACCTGGTCTTCATGCAGTATAACAG AGAGGTGGAAGGGAATTTGCTTCCCTTGCCTCAGCACCATGTGGATACAGGAATGGGCTTGGAAAGGCTGGTGACCGTTCTGCAGAACAAACGCTCCAACTACGACACAGATCTCTTCACGCCCATCTTAGACGCCATTCACAAG GGCTGTGGCGCGCCCAGGTACCAAGGTCTGGTCGGGGATGCTGACGTTGGGCGTGTGAATATGGCCTACCGCGTGGTGGCAGATCACGTGCGGACCTTGTGCGTGTGCATCACTGATGGCATCTACCCAGGCCTCTCCGGGGCAGA ACTGGTGCTGCGTCGGATTCTGCGCAGGGCTGTCCGCTTCTGCTCTGAAGTCCTTCACGCTCCGCCTGGGCTTTTGGCCTCCCTCGTGCCTACTGTAGTGGAAGTGCTG GGAGATGCCTACCCAGAGCTGAGGAAGAATGCAGACCAG GTCGTGGATATCATCAGTGAGAATGAAGCTGCTTTCCTGTCCTCCCTTGAGCGGGGGAGGCACGTCATTGAGCGGACAGTGCAGCAGATGCAGCCTTCCACAAATTTCCCAG CTGATGTAGCCTGGTCTCTCTATGGGAATTTGGGGTTTCCCCTGGATCTGATTGACTTGATGCTTGAAGAAAAGGGAATCCGTTTGGATTCAGATGCTTTCAATGAACTTGTTCTGGAGGATGCAAAG cGGAAGGCTCAGGGCGCgcaggcagcacagctggagggCGCAGATGTGCACCTGGATGTGCACTCGCTGGCTCAGCTGCGGGGTGACAACGTGCCTGCTACTGATGACTCTCCAAAGTACTCCTACAAGCTTGGGCAGCATGGGCAGTACG AGTTCAGCCCGTGCCAGGCCACCGTCCTGATGCTGTACAGAGATCAGTCTCTCCAGAAGGAGGTTGGGGCAGGGCAGCGCTGTGGTGTCATCTTGGACAGGACTAACTTTTATGCAGAGCAGGGTGGGCAAGCCTCTGACCAAGGCTACCTGATACGCTTAGGACAGCAG GACATCCTCTTCCCTGTAGAGTCAGTTCATCTCTATGGTGGTTACGTGGTCCATGAGGTCACTGCTGTGGAAACCCTGCGTGCTGGAGATCAAGTTCAGCTTTTTGTGGATGAG GCCCAACGGCTGGCCTGCATGACCAACCACACCGCTACCCACCTGCTAAACTTTGCGCTCCGCCACGTCCTGGGTGACAACATGGAGCAACGAGGGTCCCACGTGACAGCAGAGCGGCTGCGCTTCGACTTTGCTATCAAG AGTCCTGTGActgtggagcagctgcagcaagttGAGCAGGTGGTCCAGGATGTGATCAAACGAAATGAGGCTGTGCATATGGCTGAGGTTCCCCTTGCACTGGCAAGAAGAGTTCAGGGACTTCGTGCTATGGATGAG GAGTATCCAGACCCAGTGAGGATAGTGTCCCTCGGGGTCCCTGTGGAGACTGTGCTGACCTGCGACTCTGAGGCTGCAAGGCAGACCTCTGTGGAGCTCTGCTGTGGGAC GCACCTTCTCCAAACAGGCGCAATGGAGGACCTGGCCATCGTCAGTGAGCGTCAGCTTGTGAAAGGGATTAGCCGTGTCATTGCAGTGACAGGGAGACAGGCCAAACAG gCCCGAGAGGTAGGGCAGTGCTTGGCTACGGAAGTGGACTCCGTCTCCGTACGGATGAAGCAGAGGAGCACCTCTGTTGCTGAGATGCAGAACCTCTCCAAAGAAGTGGGCCAGTTGACCAAA GTGGTAGCCAGCACTGCGATGCCCCAGTGGCAAAGAAAAGAACTACAGACCATCCTCAAAGCACTGCAGCGAACCGCCAACACAGCCATCAAGAAACTGGAGATACAGCAG gctgaagagaAGGCACAAAGCCTGCTAACAAAACATTGCAACCAACCTGTCATCGTAGATACTGTCCCAGCTGACTCCCTGTCT ATCCTAATGAAGGTAGTGAACCAGCTGTGTGACAAGTCTCCTGGCACATCAgtcctgctgctcagccctcAGGCTTCCGGAGAGGTGCTCTGTGCCTGTCAGGTGTCCAAG GACTGCCTTCCTGTGTTCTCTGCTGCTGACTGGGCCGTGGCTGTCTGTACGCAGATGGAAGGCAAGGCAGGAGGTTCTCCTATCGTCGCTAAGGGCAGTGGAAATGCCAAAGGCATGCAAGGAGCCCTGACTACTGCGCTGAAGTTCGCTCAGAGTAAACTCTGA
- the RNF8 gene encoding E3 ubiquitin-protein ligase RNF8: MISRKHCVFQQNAEGQWTVKDNKSLNGVWLNKQRLDPSKTYPITEGDRIQLGVPLENRETAEYEYEVIKEEWEKIRPYLAQRNDLGKAKSSRTKRKFSLEESETSGSEGPSNSRSKRDRVSYDSEPLGKPCGRVEEVKELTEKMDVKLPSPGSSEEDGGPARITPVQAKKAVSVAPKDQKDSVLSQSWTGLEKLRKTLGDIKELKVRVQDKQTAVLNAKQKRRKAAQKTILAMEQELQELQEQLCTEQEQHQQQMEELEKTFSKEQQNLEGVKWQHGEENLKAQLAQVLQEHHALMEELSRNKKDFEEIIQAKNKELEETKEEKEKVRAQKEEVLNQMNDVLENELQCTICSEHFIEAVTLNCAHSFCSYCINEWTKRKVECPICRQEIKSKTRSLVLDNCIDRMVENLDVEMKEHRLSLIRERKEKWKVLVNPAVDNDSSVIPSIYPILSVSSCDSEDSEEDSYHGESYCII, from the exons ATGATCTCTCGTAAGCACTGTGTTTTCCAGCAAAATGCAGAAGGGCAGTGGACTGTCAAGGATAACAAG AGTCTGAATGGAGTTTGGCTTAATAAACAGCGCCTGGATCCTTCAAAAACCTATCCTATAACTGAAGGAGACCGTATCCAGTTGGGAGTGcctttggaaaacagagagacCGCCGAATATGAGTATGAAGTAATTAAAGAGGAATGGGAGAAAATCAGACCCTATTTAGCCCAAAGGAATGACCTGGGGAAAGCTAAGAGTTCGAGAACTAAACGTAAATTTAGTTTGGAGGAATCAGAGACATCTGGATCAGAAGGCCCTTCAAATTCCAGATCCAAAAGAGACAGGGTGTCCTATGACAGTGAACCTTTGGGTAAACCATGTGGAAGGGTAGAAGAGGTAAAAGAGTTGACAGAGAAGATGGATGTCAAGCTGCCTTCTCCTGGTTCAAGTGAGGAGGACGGTGGTCCAGCGCGTATCACTCCTGTGCAAGCCAAGAAAGCTGTGTCTGTCGCACCTAAGGACCAGAAAGACTCTGTTCTTTCTCAGTCGTGGACTGGCCTggaaaagctgaggaaaactCTAGGAGATATAAAGGAGTTAAAAGTCAGAGTGCAGGATAAGCAGACAGCAGTTCTGAATGCGAAGCAAAAGCGCAGGAAGGCTGCTCAGAAGACGATCCTAGCAATGgaacaggagctgcaggaattACAGGAGCAGCTATGCACAGAGCAagagcagcatcagcagcagatggaagagctggagaagaCGTTCTCCAAAGAGCAGCAGAATCTAGAG ggAGTAAAGTGGCAACATGGAGAAGAGAATCTGAAGGCGCAGCTGGCCCAGGTCCTGCAAGAG CATCATGCTTTGATGGAAGAACTGAGCCGTAATAAAAAGGATTTCGAAGAGATAATTCAAGCCAAGAATAAAGAACTGGAAGAAACGAAG gaagagaaggaaaaggtgaGAGCCCAAAAAGAAGAAGTGTTGAATCAGATGAATGACGTGTTGGAGAATGAGCTGCAGTGCACAATCTGTTCTGAACACTTCATTGAG GCAGTCACTCTGAACTGTGCGCACAGTTTCTGCTCCTACTGTATCAATGAGTGGACGAAACGTAAAGTGGAGTGCCCTATCTGCAGGCAGGAGATTAAGTCAAAGACGCGCTCTCTGGTGCTGGATAACTGCATTGATAGGATGGTAGAAAACCTGGATGTGGAAATGAAAGAGCATCGCCTGTCCCTGATCAGAGAGCGGAAAG AGAAATGGAAGGTGTTGGTGAACCCAGCTGTGGACAATGACAGCAGTGTCATTCCTTCCATCTACCCCATCTTGTCAGTGAGCAGCTGTGACAGTGAGGACTCTGAGGAAGATTCTTACCATGGTGAAAGCTACTGCATTATCTAA